Proteins encoded within one genomic window of Ignavibacteria bacterium:
- a CDS encoding VCBS repeat-containing protein — protein MISSDFDSDGFVDIAGLDSTGRYLLVYFGKGANQFHGLTRYWLITKSDKIYSADLFKKFIPNLISLNKLSGKIEIYSFVNRKLNRNLDISVGYYPENLMFDDFTNSRTKEIICYGKNFGGISLITFQNEDYKIQKIDSENTYANVTPIFLNSDEYLDLAGISLKDQELHIFTNRNLRFSKSTIKKFTDRIAHLASSDFNDDNFKDICLISNSTNELIILYGNGLGGFPTAASFDLQYNADEIIIQDFTKDNLTDILFLDNASKNIFIKILKENHEWNSSIPLTKFNNLISFCLYRTRSQIGILCSEAFERNIFSIVNSSLALEKNIFTLSSNPTSIEVLKNTDEVINEICWIDKLDNNFCILKRNEFNTPERIYRFKLLRQFDSYVINKTLENQLDIVFFSLGKNYFDFVNFNLSDQSISRKTLTIYGAIDKILFFPTDHDTPNVAALNQRGNSNYITVTNPFKINPIIIDEPLVSSSVSNYFFDSVERILFYMQPHQVDTIIEFKSKKFNPTYSQGETKNHFRAEIKKGSQVITHAMDLGDTKKFDILNFFSSKGDGYLLTSFYQTDGYLPDSKEDEIILHDKSKIKAVKNDFSKTNEFYIYNENSQSVESLLSLKKGKRILTKKIKEDKEIREFTINLLPRERRELIYLRNNSPFIYLENF, from the coding sequence ATGATCTCCTCCGATTTTGACAGTGATGGATTTGTTGATATTGCCGGGCTGGACAGCACAGGCAGATATTTGCTCGTCTATTTCGGTAAAGGAGCCAATCAATTTCATGGATTAACAAGATATTGGCTAATAACCAAGTCTGATAAAATTTATTCTGCTGACTTATTCAAAAAATTCATTCCGAATCTCATAAGCTTAAATAAGCTCTCCGGGAAAATTGAAATCTATTCGTTCGTTAATCGTAAGTTGAATAGAAATTTGGATATTTCGGTCGGATATTACCCTGAAAACTTAATGTTTGACGATTTTACTAATTCGAGAACCAAAGAAATTATTTGTTACGGTAAAAATTTTGGCGGCATCTCTTTAATAACTTTTCAAAATGAAGATTATAAAATTCAGAAGATCGATTCAGAAAACACCTACGCAAACGTGACGCCGATATTCTTAAATTCTGATGAGTATTTAGATCTCGCTGGAATCAGTCTAAAAGACCAAGAGCTGCATATTTTTACGAACCGAAACTTAAGATTTTCTAAATCAACAATAAAAAAATTCACAGACAGGATTGCACACTTAGCTTCTTCCGATTTTAATGACGACAACTTTAAAGATATCTGTCTTATTTCAAATTCTACGAATGAATTGATTATATTATATGGAAATGGTTTGGGTGGATTCCCTACTGCGGCATCGTTCGATTTACAATACAATGCAGATGAAATTATTATTCAAGATTTCACAAAAGATAATCTTACCGATATTCTATTTTTAGATAATGCTTCAAAAAATATTTTCATAAAAATCTTAAAAGAAAATCATGAATGGAACAGCAGCATACCATTAACTAAGTTCAACAATTTGATTTCGTTTTGTTTGTATCGAACAAGATCTCAAATCGGAATTCTTTGTTCAGAAGCTTTTGAAAGAAATATATTTTCAATCGTTAATTCAAGCTTGGCGCTCGAAAAAAATATTTTTACTCTATCATCAAATCCAACTTCAATTGAAGTCCTGAAAAACACTGACGAAGTAATAAATGAAATATGCTGGATTGATAAACTCGACAATAATTTCTGTATTCTGAAACGAAATGAATTTAACACGCCAGAGAGAATTTACAGATTTAAATTACTTCGGCAGTTCGATTCTTATGTAATTAACAAAACGTTAGAAAATCAATTAGATATTGTATTTTTCAGTCTCGGCAAAAATTACTTTGATTTCGTCAACTTCAATTTAAGTGACCAATCAATCTCAAGGAAAACGCTGACAATTTATGGTGCTATAGATAAAATTTTATTTTTTCCCACTGACCATGACACACCAAATGTTGCAGCACTCAATCAAAGGGGGAATTCAAATTACATAACTGTTACTAATCCGTTTAAGATAAATCCCATTATCATTGATGAACCATTAGTAAGCTCATCTGTATCAAATTATTTTTTCGATAGCGTTGAGAGAATTCTATTTTACATGCAGCCGCATCAAGTCGATACAATTATTGAGTTTAAAAGTAAAAAGTTTAATCCAACGTACTCTCAGGGTGAAACCAAAAATCATTTTCGAGCAGAGATAAAGAAAGGATCTCAAGTAATTACACATGCAATGGATTTAGGTGATACGAAGAAATTTGATATATTAAATTTTTTCAGCTCGAAAGGTGATGGATATTTATTGACCTCGTTCTACCAAACGGATGGATACTTGCCGGACAGTAAAGAAGATGAAATCATTCTACATGACAAAAGCAAAATCAAAGCCGTAAAAAATGATTTTTCGAAAACAAATGAATTTTACATTTATAACGAAAATTCTCAATCTGTTGAATCTTTATTATCTTTGAAAAAAGGTAAAAGAATCTTGACAAAAAAAATCAAGGAGGACAAAGAAATTCGGGAGTTTACGATCAATCTCTTACCACGTGAAAGAAGAGAACTAATTTATTTGCGCAATAATTCACCCTTCATTTATCTGGAGAATTTTTGA
- a CDS encoding acyl-CoA thioesterase, giving the protein MTELVLPNDTNQLGNLLGGRLMHWLDICAATAAARHANRVCVTAAVDKIDFHNPIRLGEIVILKASVNRVFNSSMEVGVTVFAENTRSGKITHTNSAYLTFVSVDDSGKPCLAPLVEPSTQEQKRRYEAALIRRNKRLHQNKVGE; this is encoded by the coding sequence ATGACTGAACTCGTATTGCCGAATGATACAAATCAACTTGGCAATCTGCTTGGCGGAAGATTGATGCACTGGCTTGATATTTGCGCAGCGACCGCAGCAGCTCGTCATGCAAATCGTGTATGTGTTACTGCGGCAGTTGATAAAATTGATTTCCATAATCCAATTCGGCTCGGTGAAATAGTAATATTGAAAGCATCTGTAAATCGAGTTTTTAATTCATCAATGGAAGTCGGTGTAACAGTTTTTGCTGAAAATACAAGAAGCGGGAAAATTACTCACACAAACTCAGCATACTTAACATTCGTAAGTGTGGATGACTCTGGAAAACCATGTTTGGCTCCTTTAGTGGAACCATCCACCCAAGAGCAAAAAAGAAGATATGAAGCTGCTCTCATTCGTAGGAATAAGAGGTTACATCAAAATAAAGTTGGGGAATAG
- the bamD gene encoding outer membrane protein assembly factor BamD, whose protein sequence is MKIIQIFLLIIISSMYFSCSSGSDTIGLSPEERFTIAKAEYEDGDYEDALNELQAIILQFSGTAIIDDTQYYLGLCHFNRGEFIRAAFEFSKLIRDYPTSEYIKDAQFMLGESYLELSPHYSLDQRFSRKAIEEYQAFIDFFPTDERVPAVEKKIAQLNDKLAEKIFSSAVQYRKLNNLRSAVIYFDLLLEKFPDSKFADEALYNKIILLVDKSQNEEALSEAKRFLQKYPTSGYLKNIQTIIIDLNSKLTSN, encoded by the coding sequence ATGAAAATAATCCAAATATTCCTCCTAATTATTATATCAAGTATGTACTTCTCATGCTCGAGCGGAAGCGATACAATTGGACTTTCACCAGAAGAAAGATTTACTATTGCAAAAGCTGAATACGAAGATGGTGACTATGAAGATGCACTTAATGAGCTTCAAGCAATTATACTTCAGTTTTCAGGTACAGCAATTATTGATGATACCCAGTATTATCTCGGATTGTGTCATTTTAATCGAGGAGAATTTATTCGAGCTGCATTCGAGTTCAGCAAACTGATTAGAGATTATCCAACAAGTGAATATATTAAAGATGCACAGTTTATGCTTGGTGAATCATACTTAGAATTATCTCCCCATTATTCACTCGATCAGCGATTTTCCCGCAAAGCCATTGAAGAATATCAAGCATTCATTGACTTTTTCCCAACGGATGAAAGAGTTCCTGCTGTAGAGAAAAAAATCGCCCAATTAAACGATAAACTTGCTGAAAAGATTTTCTCTTCAGCAGTTCAGTATAGAAAACTAAATAATCTAAGAAGTGCAGTAATTTATTTTGACTTACTGTTAGAGAAATTTCCTGATAGCAAATTCGCTGATGAGGCTTTATACAACAAAATCATTTTGTTAGTAGATAAATCACAAAATGAAGAGGCTTTAAGTGAAGCTAAAAGATTTCTTCAAAAATATCCAACCAGCGGCTATCTGAAAAACATTCAGACAATTATCATAGATTTGAATAGTAAACTTACATCAAATTAA
- the htpX gene encoding zinc metalloprotease HtpX, with the protein MNTIKMVFLMTLMMVLFLAVGFLLGGREGLMIAFVISLAMNFISYWFSDKIVLSMYRAREISEKEAPKLFRMVQKLVQNNNMPMPKVYVMENPTPNAFATGRNPQNAAVAVTTGILQILHDDELEGVLAHELAHVNHRDILIGTIVATLVGTITFIARMAGWTMMFSGGDRDRRGAGEAITSLVLMIVAPIAAMMIQMAISRSREFYADEGGARISGKPLSLASALGKLEQAAQLRPMAHAGPSSAHLFIVNPLRGNSIFKLFSTHPPIEDRIQRLKLIAQGRV; encoded by the coding sequence ATGAACACGATAAAAATGGTCTTTTTAATGACCTTAATGATGGTACTTTTTCTTGCAGTCGGATTTCTACTCGGCGGCAGAGAGGGTTTGATGATAGCTTTCGTTATCTCATTAGCTATGAATTTTATCTCTTATTGGTTTTCTGATAAGATAGTATTAAGTATGTACAGGGCACGAGAGATATCCGAAAAAGAAGCTCCAAAACTCTTTAGAATGGTCCAAAAGTTAGTCCAGAATAATAACATGCCGATGCCAAAAGTCTATGTAATGGAAAATCCAACTCCAAATGCTTTCGCAACTGGTCGAAATCCACAGAATGCTGCAGTTGCCGTCACAACCGGAATTTTGCAAATATTACATGATGATGAACTCGAAGGTGTACTAGCTCATGAGCTGGCACACGTAAACCATCGTGATATTTTGATTGGAACAATTGTTGCAACATTAGTTGGAACAATTACTTTTATTGCACGAATGGCTGGATGGACAATGATGTTTTCTGGTGGCGATAGAGACCGCCGCGGAGCCGGAGAAGCTATAACCTCACTCGTTTTGATGATCGTTGCACCAATAGCTGCAATGATGATTCAGATGGCAATTAGCCGTTCAAGAGAATTTTATGCCGACGAAGGAGGAGCAAGAATTTCCGGGAAACCGCTTTCACTTGCATCGGCACTTGGAAAATTAGAACAAGCTGCACAGTTACGGCCGATGGCTCACGCTGGCCCATCGTCTGCGCACTTATTCATTGTTAATCCGCTTAGAGGCAATTCAATCTTTAAGTTGTTTTCAACTCATCCTCCAATTGAAGATCGAATTCAGCGGCTTAAATTAATCGCGCAAGGACGAGTTTAA